From Negativicutes bacterium, the proteins below share one genomic window:
- the serS gene encoding serine--tRNA ligase, with translation MIDIRLIRTNPELVKQNIRKKFQEQKLHLVDEVVALDLRLRDAKTRADYLRSQRNSVSKQIGKLMAQGKREEAEQSKVLAADIARELEELKELEERLPLEIRERMLVIPNIIDATVPIGKDDSENVEIERFGEALVPNFEVPYHVEIMEHFQGLDLDAARKTAGSGFYYLQGSIARLHSAVLSYARDFMIDRGFTYCVPPFMIHSSVVTGVMSFTEMENMMYKIEGEDLYLIGTSEHSMIGKFIDSILDEEELPQKFTSYSPCFRKEVGAHGIEERGVYRVHQFEKQEMIVVCKPEDSRAWFKTLYENTVAFFRSLDIPVRTLECCSGDLADLKVKSIDVEAWSPRQQKYFEVGSCSNLGDAQARRLGIRIRSKEGGNYFAHTLNNTVVAPPRMLIAFLENNVQADGNVRIPAALRVYMGGKTML, from the coding sequence ATGATTGATATTCGATTGATTCGTACGAACCCGGAACTTGTAAAGCAAAATATCCGGAAAAAATTCCAGGAGCAGAAACTGCATTTAGTGGATGAAGTAGTTGCACTGGATCTCCGCCTGCGTGATGCCAAAACCAGAGCAGATTATCTGCGCAGTCAGCGCAACTCGGTCAGTAAGCAAATCGGCAAATTAATGGCACAGGGCAAACGGGAAGAAGCGGAGCAGAGCAAAGTTTTGGCAGCTGATATCGCCCGCGAACTGGAAGAATTGAAGGAACTGGAAGAGCGGCTGCCTCTGGAGATTCGGGAACGCATGCTGGTGATCCCCAATATCATCGATGCTACGGTCCCCATTGGCAAAGATGACAGTGAAAATGTGGAAATTGAACGTTTTGGGGAAGCATTGGTTCCCAATTTTGAAGTGCCTTATCACGTTGAAATTATGGAACACTTTCAGGGGCTCGATCTCGACGCCGCCCGAAAAACGGCCGGTTCCGGTTTCTATTATCTGCAAGGCAGCATTGCCCGCTTGCATTCGGCGGTGCTTTCCTATGCCCGTGATTTTATGATTGATCGTGGTTTTACCTATTGTGTACCTCCTTTCATGATCCACAGCAGCGTCGTTACCGGTGTCATGAGTTTTACCGAAATGGAAAACATGATGTATAAGATAGAAGGAGAAGACTTGTACCTGATCGGCACCAGCGAACACTCCATGATTGGCAAATTCATCGATAGTATTCTGGATGAAGAAGAACTGCCGCAGAAATTCACCAGCTATTCGCCTTGCTTCCGCAAAGAAGTTGGCGCGCACGGGATTGAAGAACGCGGTGTTTACCGGGTGCATCAATTCGAGAAACAGGAAATGATCGTTGTCTGCAAACCGGAAGACAGCCGGGCCTGGTTTAAAACCCTTTATGAAAATACCGTTGCTTTCTTTCGCTCCCTGGATATTCCCGTGCGCACCTTGGAATGCTGCTCCGGCGATCTGGCGGACTTAAAAGTAAAAAGTATCGATGTGGAAGCCTGGTCGCCCAGACAACAGAAATACTTCGAAGTTGGCAGCTGCTCCAATCTTGGTGATGCCCAGGCTCGTCGATTGGGCATCAGAATTAGAAGCAAAGAAGGCGGCAATTATTTTGCCCATACCTTGAACAACACCGTAGTGGCGCCGCCGCGGATGCTGATTGCTTTCTTGGAGAATAACGTGCAGGCGGATGGAAATGTCAGAATACCGGCAGCGCTGCGCGTTTATATGGGCGGCAAGACGATGCTTTAA